In one Nitrososphaera viennensis EN76 genomic region, the following are encoded:
- a CDS encoding copper resistance CopC/CopD family protein, with product MSGRPQSLLYVVAVAMVVATLAIAGMPPQQQSFAHPITVSSSPKPFQSLSSSPAEVTVTFTEPIELSYSTMSVLAPDGARVDKNDPHNVGGDTQTLGVSLQPGLPDGIYTVTTRVLSAVDGHVVESAFTFGIGTAVTPGAGPATPPSQILSPLESASRFPGMVGQVIVVGAAFGSLWLWKPLARVPWLAGAISSQRAAIDRKMVKLIIIGAAIVIGSNFAMIAVQAIDINAGIAQAIATKFGNVWTTRMIESSILMIIAVFVYRKLTRTGALPSRAEMLAILVMGLAVLVTSSLIAHGAATGQITAILLDFFHNTAASIWIGGLILMGFVAVPKILAMPDERARAAAISILIPRFSTIVVTILGIAIITGPLLLFLIESDLSLTLASTYGKVLAIKLGLAGVMVAMGGYSQFVIQKKATVAMVGGSSVQSNGYGRFAKSLKAEAGVGIALLLMVSIMANSSLPAGEFPQYGKPQDSQEAFAATQQTAAAASTKFTQTLYAPDGKVNLAVDPFAVGQNRFTLAFAGSDNKPATDVSAATIKLTQVEKGIGPISINTTRQQDGTFAADAAFSLPGVWSIQVEGVRSSASNIVASLDVTVRPAISSLGFEVKEYKTPEKSLLLYPVFDAARQSIWVGDTNPGSSRIFQFDTATGNYTVHKLSSRPDSANLVTMVALGSDGKLWYISPPPPSTSLPSYLGQYDPQTKQDRKFQLSENGIATGLAIDRNGNLWMPVSQPNKVFKFDPRSEKFSAIDIPSPNSGPVALSVDRNGNLWMPESAVGKIAIIDPATGNITEYAPKGQNKLIIPTSIFPDPNGHDLFVTEHEGHTVTAFNPLFETFREYPALNDAGLPFGMAADSYGNIWVALHTIDRVAVFDPRTGASAEAKIPTSGSTIQYLVADDKGKIWFAEQQGSALGSIAITAKPSAPAPQQPGGAGAPEETASPVTNVGFSLADLAGPAIAAGIAISAMMYAKSATDLKRNVRMAMKGQS from the coding sequence TTGTCTGGCCGGCCACAGTCACTGCTGTACGTCGTTGCCGTTGCCATGGTAGTGGCGACGCTCGCCATTGCAGGCATGCCGCCGCAGCAGCAGTCCTTTGCACACCCGATAACAGTAAGCTCTTCTCCCAAACCGTTTCAGAGCTTGTCTTCCTCGCCGGCAGAGGTGACGGTCACGTTCACAGAGCCGATAGAGCTCTCGTACAGCACGATGTCGGTGCTTGCCCCTGACGGAGCGCGGGTCGACAAGAACGACCCCCACAACGTGGGAGGCGACACCCAGACCCTTGGAGTTTCACTGCAGCCGGGCTTGCCTGACGGCATCTACACCGTCACCACAAGAGTGCTTTCCGCAGTTGACGGCCACGTGGTAGAAAGCGCCTTTACGTTTGGGATAGGCACCGCCGTAACGCCTGGCGCGGGCCCTGCGACGCCACCCTCGCAGATCCTGTCTCCACTAGAGTCGGCGTCAAGGTTCCCCGGCATGGTCGGGCAGGTGATAGTTGTGGGCGCGGCGTTTGGCTCGCTGTGGCTGTGGAAGCCGCTTGCGCGCGTGCCATGGCTTGCAGGCGCAATATCCTCCCAGCGCGCCGCAATCGACCGGAAGATGGTAAAACTCATCATAATCGGCGCGGCCATCGTGATTGGCTCAAACTTTGCCATGATAGCCGTGCAGGCGATCGACATCAACGCGGGGATAGCCCAGGCGATAGCGACCAAGTTTGGCAACGTCTGGACGACGCGCATGATCGAGTCGTCCATCCTAATGATAATCGCTGTGTTTGTGTACCGCAAGCTGACCCGGACCGGCGCGCTCCCAAGCAGGGCCGAGATGCTTGCGATACTCGTAATGGGCCTTGCGGTGCTCGTGACGTCAAGCCTGATAGCGCATGGCGCGGCCACCGGACAGATAACTGCAATCCTGCTTGACTTTTTCCACAACACCGCCGCAAGCATCTGGATAGGCGGCCTGATACTGATGGGCTTTGTGGCAGTGCCAAAGATCCTTGCGATGCCTGACGAGCGCGCAAGGGCCGCAGCGATCTCAATCCTGATACCGCGCTTTTCCACAATAGTGGTCACGATACTTGGCATTGCGATCATAACCGGTCCTCTCTTGCTTTTCCTCATCGAGAGCGACCTTTCATTGACGCTTGCGTCCACGTACGGCAAGGTCCTTGCGATCAAGCTGGGCCTTGCCGGCGTGATGGTCGCAATGGGCGGATACTCGCAGTTTGTGATACAGAAAAAGGCGACGGTCGCAATGGTAGGGGGCTCTTCAGTCCAGTCAAACGGCTATGGGCGCTTTGCCAAGAGCTTGAAGGCAGAGGCCGGCGTCGGCATAGCGCTGCTCCTGATGGTGTCCATAATGGCCAACAGCTCGCTTCCCGCCGGCGAGTTCCCGCAGTACGGCAAGCCACAGGATTCGCAGGAAGCGTTTGCCGCCACGCAGCAGACAGCCGCTGCCGCATCCACAAAATTCACCCAGACGCTGTACGCTCCTGACGGCAAGGTAAACCTCGCGGTGGACCCGTTTGCCGTGGGCCAGAACAGGTTCACGCTTGCGTTCGCTGGCAGTGACAACAAGCCTGCTACAGACGTCAGCGCTGCAACGATAAAGCTTACGCAGGTCGAAAAGGGGATAGGCCCGATAAGCATCAACACGACGCGCCAGCAGGACGGCACGTTTGCCGCAGACGCGGCTTTCAGCCTGCCGGGCGTGTGGTCTATCCAGGTGGAAGGCGTGCGCTCCTCCGCGTCAAACATCGTCGCAAGCCTTGACGTCACTGTAAGGCCGGCGATATCGAGCCTCGGATTTGAGGTCAAGGAGTACAAGACGCCGGAAAAGAGCCTCTTGTTGTACCCTGTATTCGACGCGGCTCGTCAGTCGATATGGGTCGGCGACACGAATCCGGGTTCAAGCAGAATATTCCAATTTGACACTGCTACAGGCAACTATACGGTACACAAATTGAGCAGCCGTCCAGATAGTGCCAACCTTGTCACAATGGTGGCACTTGGCAGCGACGGCAAGTTGTGGTATATTAGCCCGCCGCCACCGTCAACATCCTTGCCATCATATCTTGGGCAGTACGACCCACAAACAAAGCAAGACCGCAAATTCCAACTGTCAGAAAACGGCATAGCAACAGGTCTTGCAATAGATCGCAATGGCAACCTGTGGATGCCAGTGTCTCAGCCAAACAAAGTCTTCAAGTTTGACCCACGCTCTGAAAAATTCTCTGCAATAGATATACCGTCGCCCAACTCCGGACCTGTAGCTCTATCGGTAGACCGTAATGGCAACCTGTGGATGCCAGAATCGGCGGTAGGCAAGATCGCAATCATAGATCCTGCAACTGGCAACATCACGGAATACGCGCCAAAGGGCCAGAACAAGCTCATAATACCTACTTCCATATTCCCTGATCCAAACGGCCACGACCTCTTTGTCACCGAGCATGAAGGGCACACTGTCACGGCATTCAACCCGCTCTTTGAGACGTTCCGCGAGTATCCTGCCCTGAACGACGCCGGCCTGCCCTTTGGAATGGCGGCTGACAGCTATGGCAACATATGGGTTGCACTGCACACAATAGACCGGGTCGCCGTATTCGATCCAAGGACAGGGGCAAGTGCTGAGGCCAAGATACCGACCTCGGGCTCGACCATTCAATACTTGGTCGCTGACGACAAGGGCAAGATCTGGTTTGCAGAACAGCAAGGATCAGCCCTTGGCAGCATCGCGATAACGGCCAAGCCTTCCGCGCCGGCGCCGCAGCAGCCGGGAGGCGCAGGCGCGCCAGAAGAAACGGCAAGCCCTGTGACAAACGTCGGCTTTTCGCTTGCCGACCTTGCCGGGCCCGCGATAGCCGCTGGCATAGCGATAAGCGCCATGATGTACGCCAAGAGCGCAACAGACCTGAAGCGCAACGTCCGTATGGCGATGAAAGGTCAGAGCTAA
- a CDS encoding cupredoxin domain-containing protein has protein sequence MNAKIALAAGMAAILAAVLAIPSQAAFAATVNITIVPGASTKTNDAFSPNPAQANVGDTVIWTNKDGALHTVESGSGGTPDGKFGEKPDGTPVLIPPTKTLEFKPTEAGEYPYFCSLHPAMVGTLTVAAAGGSTGGNGTATMQEGTATAQLDGKSYTVTSKSATSKVTAATITAGESVNVAFDKAGEMEVTLPKAMIDGIQSVTANGQTVQFTSTNSTDSTTIKFTAPAGATSVDITGTMVVPEFGVIAALVLAASLVAVIGVARFKGQAFGFRL, from the coding sequence ATGAACGCAAAGATAGCACTAGCTGCAGGCATGGCGGCTATTTTGGCGGCCGTATTGGCTATCCCTAGCCAGGCAGCCTTTGCAGCGACCGTCAACATCACCATTGTGCCGGGAGCGTCGACCAAGACAAACGACGCGTTTTCTCCAAACCCGGCCCAAGCCAACGTGGGAGATACTGTGATTTGGACCAACAAAGATGGCGCTCTGCACACTGTAGAGTCCGGTTCAGGCGGGACCCCGGACGGCAAGTTCGGCGAAAAGCCTGACGGCACCCCGGTGCTCATTCCGCCGACCAAGACTCTTGAGTTCAAGCCGACAGAAGCAGGAGAATATCCGTACTTTTGCTCGCTCCACCCTGCAATGGTAGGCACGCTCACAGTAGCGGCTGCAGGCGGCAGCACTGGTGGCAACGGAACTGCGACGATGCAGGAAGGAACAGCCACAGCCCAGCTTGACGGCAAGAGCTACACAGTGACCAGCAAGTCTGCAACCTCCAAGGTGACTGCTGCAACTATCACCGCAGGCGAGTCGGTCAACGTGGCTTTTGACAAAGCCGGCGAAATGGAAGTGACGCTGCCAAAGGCCATGATAGATGGCATACAGAGTGTCACCGCAAACGGCCAGACTGTGCAATTTACGTCAACGAACTCGACAGACTCGACGACGATAAAGTTCACGGCACCGGCCGGCGCTACGTCGGTTGACATCACCGGAACTATGGTCGTGCCAGAGTTTGGCGTGATTGCAGCGCTTGTGCTTGCGGCATCGCTTGTGGCAGTGATAGGCGTCGCGCGCTTCAAGGGGCAGGCCTTTGGGTTTAGGCTATAA
- a CDS encoding cobalamin-binding protein, whose translation MRIVSFLPSATETLYELGLGRQLVGVTHECKYPPAARKKPQVIHPSFDPARMTGKEIDSKIVELVRSGGDIYLVDEKALKEADPELIVAQGLCEVCSPFTKEIGRAVSVLGGKPDVLVLDPHDLDDVLVSIMDVAEKVGRVKEGRKLVSSLQKRIDAVRAMKVKGSRPKVACIEWVDPPFTAGHWVPQMVEYAGGINGLSVAGEQSRRTDLEEIAKFDPDIIVMMPCGFGVERTLEEMKTLKGNEKWESLRAVKQKIVYAVESGAYFSKPSPRTVVGLEILAKIIHPEAARKIRVPKGSYKKVK comes from the coding sequence GTGCGCATAGTCTCATTCCTGCCAAGTGCCACAGAAACCCTGTACGAGCTGGGGCTTGGGCGCCAGCTGGTCGGCGTGACCCACGAGTGCAAGTACCCGCCTGCCGCGCGGAAAAAGCCGCAGGTAATACACCCGTCTTTTGACCCGGCCAGGATGACTGGAAAAGAGATTGACAGCAAGATAGTAGAGCTGGTGCGATCGGGAGGCGACATTTACCTAGTCGACGAAAAGGCGCTCAAGGAGGCCGACCCGGAGCTTATCGTGGCGCAGGGGCTCTGCGAGGTATGTTCGCCCTTTACAAAGGAGATAGGAAGGGCGGTAAGCGTGCTTGGAGGCAAGCCTGACGTGCTCGTGCTTGACCCGCACGACCTTGACGACGTGCTGGTGAGCATCATGGACGTGGCAGAAAAGGTCGGCAGGGTAAAAGAGGGCCGCAAATTAGTCTCGTCGCTTCAAAAACGCATCGACGCGGTGCGCGCAATGAAGGTAAAAGGCAGCAGGCCCAAGGTGGCGTGCATCGAGTGGGTCGACCCGCCGTTTACCGCCGGCCACTGGGTTCCCCAGATGGTCGAGTATGCTGGCGGCATAAATGGGCTGAGCGTTGCAGGCGAGCAGTCGCGCAGGACGGATCTGGAAGAGATCGCGAAATTCGACCCCGACATCATCGTCATGATGCCATGCGGCTTTGGGGTAGAGAGGACGCTTGAAGAGATGAAAACCCTGAAAGGAAATGAAAAGTGGGAGTCGCTTCGCGCAGTGAAGCAGAAAATCGTCTATGCGGTCGAGTCGGGCGCGTATTTCAGCAAGCCCAGCCCGCGAACTGTCGTGGGCCTTGAGATACTTGCAAAGATAATCCACCCGGAGGCTGCCAGAAAGATAAGGGTGCCAAAGGGCAGTTACAAAAAGGTAAAGTAA
- the rpsJ gene encoding 30S ribosomal protein S10: MPQAARIKLTSTNLTTLEGVCTEIKGIGEKSGIKLRGPHPLPTKRMKVVTRKSPCGQGTNTYDKYELRIHRRVIDVGADDRAIRQLMRLKIPDDVYIEVSLTQ, translated from the coding sequence ATGCCCCAGGCAGCAAGAATCAAACTGACAAGCACGAACCTCACCACGCTTGAAGGCGTGTGCACGGAGATCAAGGGCATCGGGGAAAAGAGCGGCATCAAGCTGCGCGGACCCCACCCCTTGCCGACCAAGCGCATGAAGGTGGTGACGAGAAAGTCGCCGTGCGGCCAGGGAACGAACACGTACGACAAGTACGAGCTCCGCATCCACAGGCGGGTAATCGACGTGGGCGCCGACGACAGGGCAATCAGGCAGCTTATGCGCCTGAAAATCCCTGACGATGTCTACATCGAGGTCTCGCTGACCCAATAA
- the tuf gene encoding translation elongation factor EF-1 subunit alpha has protein sequence MSASKKPHLNIVVTGHVDNGKSTTVGHLLVDLGAIDQRTIDAYAKESEATGKGDTFKYAWVMDSIKDERERGITIDLAFQKFETSKYFFTLIDAPGHKDFIKNMITGASEADAAILVISVKPGETEASIEPGGQGREHAFLAKTLGVGQIVVALNKMDDVGYQEARYKEVKDSVEKMLKSVGFNVAKVNFVPVSGWKGDNLVKRGDNMPWYKGPTLAEALDAFEPPEKPIGKPLRVPIQDVYTITGVGTVPVGRVETGKMRPNDKVVVMPSGAVGEIKSIETHHTVLESAEAGDNVGFNLRGVDKKQIKRGDIIGPADNPPAVAKEFEARIIVISHPTAIAPGYTPVLHAHTAQVAATISHFVSKIDPRTGATTEENPKFLKTGDAAIVKIKPVRPLAIETFKDFPEIGRFALRDMGTTIAAGVVLNITEKYDPNKK, from the coding sequence ATGAGCGCTAGCAAAAAGCCACACCTGAACATTGTGGTTACAGGCCACGTCGATAATGGTAAATCTACTACTGTCGGTCACTTGCTCGTCGATCTCGGCGCAATTGACCAGAGAACTATTGACGCATATGCAAAGGAATCCGAGGCAACCGGAAAGGGTGACACTTTCAAGTACGCATGGGTCATGGATTCGATCAAGGACGAGCGCGAAAGAGGTATCACCATCGACCTTGCTTTCCAGAAATTCGAGACCTCGAAGTACTTTTTCACGCTGATCGACGCTCCCGGTCACAAGGACTTCATCAAGAACATGATCACGGGCGCGTCAGAGGCTGACGCAGCCATCCTTGTAATCTCGGTCAAGCCGGGTGAAACAGAGGCATCCATCGAGCCGGGAGGACAGGGCAGGGAGCACGCGTTCCTCGCCAAGACGCTCGGCGTCGGCCAGATCGTAGTCGCACTGAACAAGATGGACGATGTCGGCTACCAAGAGGCACGCTACAAGGAGGTCAAGGACAGCGTAGAAAAGATGCTAAAGTCCGTCGGTTTTAACGTAGCCAAGGTCAACTTTGTGCCGGTGTCAGGCTGGAAGGGCGACAACCTTGTGAAAAGAGGCGACAACATGCCGTGGTACAAGGGCCCGACCCTTGCGGAGGCACTCGACGCGTTCGAGCCGCCCGAGAAGCCAATCGGCAAGCCGCTCAGGGTTCCTATACAGGATGTTTACACAATCACAGGCGTCGGCACCGTGCCGGTGGGCAGGGTGGAAACAGGCAAGATGAGGCCAAACGACAAGGTCGTAGTCATGCCGTCAGGCGCTGTTGGCGAAATCAAGTCAATCGAGACTCACCACACAGTGCTCGAGTCGGCAGAGGCTGGCGACAACGTCGGCTTTAACCTCAGGGGCGTGGACAAGAAGCAGATCAAGCGCGGCGACATTATCGGCCCGGCAGACAACCCGCCAGCAGTCGCAAAGGAGTTTGAGGCACGCATCATCGTCATCTCGCACCCGACCGCAATCGCTCCGGGCTACACGCCAGTGCTGCACGCGCACACTGCGCAGGTCGCGGCGACAATCTCTCACTTTGTGAGCAAGATCGACCCGAGGACAGGTGCGACAACGGAAGAGAACCCCAAGTTCCTAAAGACGGGCGACGCGGCAATCGTCAAGATAAAGCCGGTGAGGCCACTTGCAATCGAAACGTTCAAGGACTTTCCGGAGATCGGCAGGTTTGCGCTCCGCGACATGGGGACAACCATCGCCGCAGGCGTCGTCCTGAACATCACCGAAAAGTACGACCCGAACAAAAAGTAA
- the fbp gene encoding fructose-1,6-bisphosphate aldolase/phosphatase, with translation MRITISAIKADIGGIGGHTRPSDELVDAVKSFVAKNSKGMLIDHYIGFSGDDIHIIMTHTLGVDNEKIHKLAWDAFTEGTKVAKEQGLYGAGQDLLKDSFSGNVKGMGPGVAEIEMEERPSEVFCIFAADKTEPGAYNFPLWRMFVDARSNTGLLINERLAEGVVFRIMDVMSGKVADLKMWQDKAELEAALMYPGRYVVSAVFSADMSEQIVSASTDRLHNIAGTYVGKDDPIMIVRTQKNFPATEEAGSAFNDPHYVAGNTRGSHHMPLQPVRLNSAASLNYSIPIVSCLLFSMHNGKLTGPHDGFGTVDWDLQRMWAAERAMIMRNQGFIHPATLIPEELEYNKGYQARMSKLESKFRDLEEPKKGKAGKR, from the coding sequence ATGCGGATCACGATCAGCGCAATCAAGGCAGATATCGGAGGCATTGGCGGCCACACCCGCCCAAGCGACGAGCTCGTCGACGCGGTAAAGAGCTTTGTAGCCAAGAACTCAAAAGGGATGCTAATCGACCATTACATCGGCTTTAGCGGAGACGACATCCACATCATAATGACCCACACGCTTGGAGTCGACAACGAAAAAATCCACAAGCTTGCGTGGGACGCGTTCACAGAAGGCACCAAGGTGGCCAAGGAGCAGGGGCTGTACGGCGCAGGGCAGGACCTGCTGAAGGACTCGTTCTCTGGCAACGTCAAGGGCATGGGGCCGGGAGTCGCCGAGATAGAGATGGAAGAGCGCCCAAGCGAGGTGTTCTGCATTTTCGCAGCCGACAAGACAGAGCCGGGCGCATACAATTTCCCGCTGTGGAGGATGTTTGTCGACGCAAGGAGCAATACCGGCCTCTTGATAAACGAGCGCCTTGCAGAAGGCGTCGTATTTAGAATAATGGACGTCATGTCCGGCAAGGTCGCCGACCTGAAGATGTGGCAGGACAAGGCAGAGCTTGAGGCAGCGCTGATGTACCCGGGCAGGTACGTCGTTTCGGCAGTTTTCTCGGCAGACATGTCCGAGCAGATAGTGTCGGCGTCAACCGACCGCCTGCACAACATCGCCGGCACGTACGTAGGCAAGGACGACCCCATCATGATAGTAAGGACTCAAAAGAACTTTCCAGCTACCGAAGAGGCGGGAAGTGCGTTCAACGACCCGCACTATGTGGCAGGCAACACGAGGGGAAGCCACCACATGCCGCTGCAGCCGGTAAGACTCAATTCGGCTGCAAGCCTCAACTACTCCATACCCATTGTATCCTGCCTGCTTTTCAGCATGCACAACGGGAAACTGACCGGCCCACACGACGGCTTTGGCACTGTCGACTGGGACCTCCAGCGCATGTGGGCGGCAGAGCGCGCAATGATAATGCGCAACCAGGGCTTTATCCATCCGGCGACGCTCATCCCAGAGGAGCTTGAATACAACAAGGGCTACCAGGCGCGCATGAGCAAGCTGGAATCCAAGTTCCGCGACCTCGAAGAGCCAAAGAAGGGCAAAGCGGGCAAGCGTTGA
- the tpiA gene encoding triose-phosphate isomerase, translated as MKLLNRPLIINFKNYGEASSAEKTLELARAAQEVARKLEVEVVLAPPQPSLALVCKNVDIPVISQHVDDAQEGSTTGFFVPEIAKSYGASGSLINHSEHRIEIGVIASLAKKLRALKMTSIVCARTPDEVTRISEMEPDFIAIEPPELIGSGRAVSKENPAIITDSIKAAGGKSKVICGAGITDRDDVAKAVELGSYGILVASGIIKAKSWPDKIAELAQGMKKISS; from the coding sequence TTGAAGTTGTTGAACCGGCCCCTCATCATCAACTTCAAGAACTATGGCGAGGCGTCTTCGGCAGAAAAGACGCTAGAGCTTGCAAGAGCGGCGCAAGAAGTCGCAAGGAAACTAGAAGTCGAGGTGGTGCTTGCGCCACCGCAGCCGTCCCTTGCGCTTGTCTGCAAGAACGTCGACATCCCCGTGATATCCCAGCACGTCGACGACGCTCAAGAAGGCTCGACCACGGGATTTTTCGTGCCAGAGATCGCAAAGTCGTACGGCGCATCCGGCTCGCTGATAAACCACAGCGAGCACAGGATCGAAATTGGCGTTATCGCAAGCCTGGCGAAGAAGCTGCGCGCTCTGAAAATGACGTCAATTGTGTGCGCCCGCACGCCTGACGAGGTGACAAGGATATCAGAAATGGAGCCGGACTTTATCGCAATCGAGCCACCAGAGCTCATAGGCTCCGGCAGGGCAGTGTCAAAGGAAAACCCGGCCATCATAACGGATTCCATAAAGGCGGCAGGCGGAAAATCAAAGGTGATCTGCGGCGCAGGCATCACGGACAGGGACGACGTCGCAAAGGCAGTCGAGCTTGGCTCGTACGGCATACTGGTTGCTTCTGGAATCATCAAGGCCAAGTCGTGGCCCGACAAGATAGCCGAGCTTGCGCAGGGCATGAAGAAAATATCATCATAG
- a CDS encoding class I SAM-dependent methyltransferase, with the protein MVDEAKLNEFIGKVVSDMGGGVGALLAFVGDRLGLYRAMAGAGPMTSDALAQKTGANPRMIKEWLASQAAGGYVSYDAKTGTYTLPEEQAMALAQEGGPAFMQGGFQILVSLFKDEQKIIEAVRTGRGLSWGDHEKCLFEGTERFFRPAYNANLVKSWIPALDGVEAKLKKGAKMADVGCGHGASTILLAKVYPNSKFYGFDYHEPSIEWAKKQAEKEGVADRVTFQVARSTDFPGDDYDVVAFFDCLHDMVDPYGAAAHTYRALKNKDSTMLIVEPYAEDKLEDNLNPLGRLFYSASTAICVPASLAQGGPGLGAQAGEKKIREVVEKGGFTRFRRATRSPVNLVYEARP; encoded by the coding sequence ATGGTCGACGAGGCAAAGTTAAACGAGTTTATTGGAAAGGTGGTAAGCGACATGGGAGGAGGAGTGGGAGCACTCCTTGCATTTGTCGGCGACAGGCTTGGATTGTACAGGGCGATGGCAGGGGCAGGCCCCATGACTTCAGACGCGCTGGCACAGAAAACCGGCGCAAACCCGCGCATGATAAAAGAGTGGCTTGCAAGCCAGGCTGCCGGCGGGTACGTGTCGTACGACGCAAAGACCGGCACGTACACGCTGCCGGAGGAGCAGGCAATGGCGCTTGCGCAGGAAGGGGGCCCGGCGTTCATGCAGGGCGGATTTCAGATCCTGGTGTCACTTTTCAAGGACGAGCAAAAGATAATCGAGGCCGTAAGGACCGGAAGGGGGCTTTCGTGGGGCGACCACGAAAAATGCCTGTTTGAGGGCACCGAACGGTTTTTCAGGCCGGCGTACAACGCAAATCTTGTCAAGAGCTGGATACCTGCGCTTGATGGCGTTGAGGCCAAGCTGAAAAAGGGAGCCAAGATGGCAGACGTCGGCTGCGGCCACGGCGCGTCGACCATACTCCTGGCCAAGGTGTACCCAAATTCCAAGTTCTATGGGTTTGACTACCACGAGCCTTCGATAGAGTGGGCAAAAAAGCAGGCAGAAAAAGAAGGTGTCGCAGACAGGGTCACGTTCCAGGTGGCAAGATCGACAGACTTTCCCGGCGATGACTATGACGTCGTTGCGTTCTTTGACTGCCTGCACGACATGGTCGACCCTTACGGCGCGGCTGCCCACACGTACAGGGCGCTCAAAAATAAGGACAGCACGATGCTAATAGTCGAGCCGTATGCCGAAGATAAACTTGAGGACAACCTTAACCCGCTTGGCAGGCTGTTCTACTCGGCCTCGACTGCCATATGCGTGCCGGCGTCACTTGCTCAGGGAGGCCCGGGGCTTGGAGCGCAGGCCGGCGAGAAAAAGATACGCGAGGTAGTCGAAAAGGGCGGCTTTACCAGGTTCAGGCGCGCGACCAGGAGCCCGGTGAACCTCGTGTACGAGGCTAGACCCTAG
- a CDS encoding trimeric intracellular cation channel family protein — translation MADPGLSVPMLIQFLDLFGTAAFAATGAFKAVEHKSDIVGIIILATITGVAGGVLRDVIFGRVPPVAIANPLYVAITIGMAVAIFFLYRSFKHYEGLILKFDAVGLGVFTIIGASFAYSVFGLNFLAMAFAGIVTAVGGGILRDVFVNEVPIVFVKELYASASFAGVVAFFGMLAAGVDVNVAAIPCIALATGLRMLAMKYNWNLPRPRV, via the coding sequence TTGGCGGACCCCGGCCTTTCCGTGCCCATGCTCATCCAGTTCCTCGACCTCTTTGGAACTGCCGCGTTCGCAGCTACCGGTGCCTTCAAGGCGGTGGAGCACAAGTCCGACATTGTCGGAATCATCATACTTGCCACGATAACCGGGGTTGCAGGCGGCGTGCTTCGCGACGTGATATTTGGCAGGGTGCCGCCTGTCGCCATAGCAAACCCTCTCTATGTTGCAATAACGATAGGGATGGCCGTTGCCATCTTTTTCCTCTACAGGTCGTTCAAGCACTACGAGGGGCTTATCCTGAAATTTGACGCAGTCGGCCTCGGCGTCTTTACAATAATCGGCGCGTCGTTTGCCTACAGCGTGTTTGGGCTGAATTTCCTTGCGATGGCGTTTGCCGGCATCGTGACGGCGGTCGGGGGCGGAATACTGCGCGACGTATTTGTCAATGAGGTGCCAATCGTGTTTGTCAAAGAGCTATACGCGTCTGCAAGCTTTGCCGGCGTGGTCGCGTTCTTTGGGATGCTTGCCGCCGGAGTCGACGTCAACGTCGCGGCTATACCGTGCATCGCCCTTGCCACCGGGCTTCGCATGCTTGCGATGAAGTACAACTGGAACCTGCCTAGGCCTAGGGTCTAG